The genomic DNA CCACACCAGACAAACCCCGACATCATCTCACCCCGAGCCTTCGAACTCGGACCCCTTGGCGCTCTTCCATCAGCCGCCATGGGTGTCTGTAATTCTACTTGCTGTGGAGGTACGTCTTTTCTGTGTCCGGTATCCGATAGGGCCGTTGTGCTGATGCTAGATTCCGCAGGCAAATCCCGCGATGGGTTATACGAAAATGTCCTCGCCGACAACGAAAGAGAGGCCGTAGCCGACCTTCTTCAATACCTTGAAAACGTACGCTGCCACGGTTATTGGCCGTCTCCCCGTTGCTGACATGCTGATAGCGTGGAGAGACCGATTTCTTCTCCGGTGAACCTCTTCGAGCTCTGAGCACTCTCGTCTTCTCAGACAACATCGACCTGCAACGAAGCGCGAGTTTGACATTCGCCGAGATCACAGAACGAGGTGCGTGGGCAATGACCCGCATGTGCGGCCTACTTTCCGCCATGCTGTCCAAGCACGGGCGAGACCAGGCCGTCGCCATGTGCAAATCGCTAACATGTGATCTTCTACAGACGTACGAGCCGTCGACCGCGACACCCTCGGGCCTATTCTCTTCCTTCTGGAGAACTCGGACATCGAGGTACAACGAGCGGCTAGCGCCGCGCTGGGAAATCTTGCCGTCAACAGTAAGGACACCGCCGGCAACCTTTCGCGGAGCAACGCCATCGGATGCTAACACAAACGTGCAGCGGATAACAAGGTTCTGATTGTTCAGCTTGGTGGTCTCCAACCCCTTATCCGGCAAATGATGTCGCCAAACGTCGAGGTTCAGTGCAACGCCGTCGGGTGTATCACCAATTTGGCTACCCATGAGGAtaacaaggccaagatcgCACGGTCTGGTGCCCTTGGTCCATTGACACGCCTCGCCAAATCGAAGGATATGAGGGTACAGAGGAATGCCACCGGGGCTTTGCTCAATATGACACATTCCGGTATGTTGGTTGTCACGACTTCTGTGCTCGACAAATCGCGGCTAACAAGTTTTGTAGACGAAAACCGGCAACAACTAGTGAATGCTGGTGCCATCCCCGTCCTCGTCCAGCTTCTTTCCTCGGCCGACGTGGACGTCCAATATTATTGCACGACAGCCTTGAGCAATATTGCTGTCGATGCCGCCAACAGGCGGAAGTTGGCGCAGTCCGAGACCAGGCTTGTGCAGTCCTTGGTACACTTGATGGATTCATCATCGCCAAAGGTACAATGCCAAGCCGCCCTGGCACTTCGAAATCTCGCCTCGGACGAAAAGTACCAGCTCGAAATCGTCCGCACCAATGGTCTTGGGGCTCTCCTCCGTCTACTTCAGTCTTCTTACCTGCCTTTAATCTTGTCCGCAGTCGCATGCATACGCAATATCTCCATCCATCCTTCAAACGAGTCGCCAATTATCGAAGCCGGATTTCTCAAGCCACTGGTTGACCTCCTCGGTTCTACTGATAACGAGGAGATCCAGTGCCATGCGATCTCAACGCTTCGAAATCTTGCCGCCAGCTCTGACCGTAACAAGTCGCTCGTGCTCGAGGCGGGCGCCGTACAGAAGTGCAAGCAGCTTGTACTCGAGGTTCCAGTAACGGTTCAATCCGAGATGACGGCTGCTATCGCTGTTCTCGCCCTGAGTGACGAGCTCAAGACACATCTGCTGGAGCTTGGCGTCTTTGAGGTTTTGATTCCACTCACGAAGTCACCCAGCATTGAGGTTCAAGGAAACAGTGCTGCCGCCCTGGGCAACCTGTCATCCAAAGGTCAGTGGTGTTTTTTACAGTGTATTGTGTGTGTGCTAACCATTTCTAGTGGGCGATTATTCGATGTTCATCCAGAGCTGGACAGATCCTTGTGACGGCATTCACGGCTACCTCAGCAGGTTTCTCGCCAGCGGAGATGCCACCTTTCAGCACATCGCGATCTGGACGCTGCTTCAGCTTGTTGAATCCGAGGATAAGAAGCTTATTGGGCTCATCGGCAAGTCCACGGATATCATGGAAATGATGAAGCAAATTGCCAACCGACAGGTCGAGTCGGACAACGAGCtcgaagacgacgatgaaggcgAGGTTGTCAGCCTCGCTCAGCGCTgcttggagttgttgggtCAGGGTGCGTCGAAGAGTCATATTGAGGGTTGAGACCGGCACGGCTCTTCAATAGGAGGTTGAATCTTTGTTCTGCGCTTGTTGGCATTGTTTTATTGGTTCATTCTGGCTTAAAATATTCATTCGCATAGTACTCGGCGTGGAGTTGGCGGCGTCTGTATGAATTACCATACAcggaaagggaaggaaggaagtatggaggaaaggggggggggttcgGAAGACCTTGTATCTTGAACCTGAACCGGTCGAGCATATGGAAGGGGTCGTGGCGGTGGTCGGGTTATGGAACAGGACAAAAAGAAGGGAAGCCAGGACATGGAGCACTTACTACAtgtttttttctcctctttttcaAAAGACCGCCGGGGCTTCTTTTGGgacctctttttttcctttgtaCTACTACACATTACCACTatgacacacacacagagagaaagagtttttgtgtttttttcttcggGCTTTGACAGTGTTTTTGGCCTCTTTGGGGCGTCTTTTTCACTATGTTTTATACACGGGTTatgatggttgttgttgggtgggggggcggCGATGGTTTGTTGCTATTTATTTTGATCCATACCACCTTTTATTATTGTGAATTCCAACTTCTATTCCGGCAGCATTAATACTATGTCTTGATTGTTGTTTTGACCTCTGTTCATTGTGGGATTGATGACATGAATATTGCAGAGACAATAAGTAGGTTCTTGGCAGATAGTTCATGTAAACAGTAGAGAAGGTGAgtagtttttttttgggggtggaatTAATAGCAAAAATACATTCATCATTCCAAGTCCCTTgccgccaaaacctcctctctAGTAGGCGGCTCAGTCTTTTTCATTGGGTTCCTGACCCACTCGAAATTGGCAAAAGGGCCTCTTGTGAAGGAGGGTTCCATTGAGGCGATGACCTTGCCTCTTATGAGGCCTAGGGGGACGGGGCCGAAGATGCGGGAGTCGTTTGAGGCTGGGAGGTTGTCGCCTACTAGGTAGACGTGGCCTTCTGGGACCTGTTGTTTGTGTTGGTAAGTTATACTCGACTAGGGTGATGTCGAtattgtgattgagaggGCAGGTTTGTGGTATGTGTGACGGggaaaaattaaaataaaaaaaaagggggggggttggagttggagggaTTGGGGCTTACTTGTAACATGAGAGCGTCGTCTGCTGCTGGGCCGGGGGTGCCGATGAGGACGTAGTCGCCTGGGAGGCCGATGACGCGCTTTACGCCGATGGCGGATGGGCggtcggggagggtgaaggttACTATGTCGCCTACGGAGAGGTTGCGGCCGAGGCGGGAGAGGCGGGAGGTGAGGTGCCAGGTTCCTGTAATGGGGTAGGTGGCTAGCATTGAGGGGCCTTGGGctggggcgagggagaggaggttgttccAGATTAGGTGGGCGAGGGCAAGGAGTTTGAGgtaggagaggaggaggcggagggggtggaggggggggaaggggggggttggttcgTTTTGTGATTGTTGGTTTTGATCATGGTGATTGTTTTGCtggcggtgttgatgttggggttgggtatTTTCGGGACTTGTAGTGGCGGTGCTGTAAGACttttggggtggtgagaggtTGGTCTGTgctggtgaggtgggtgagggtcTGAATGGGTGTGGTTGTGTGAGTGAGAGCCGGGTGAGTGGTCTGTGAGGTGAGAGGTTGTGTGGCCGGGTAATGGCTCGTAACCGGTAGAGACTCGACATTAGTTGTTGATCGTTTGAAACTCCTTCAATCTCTGAACTTTGACTGACAACAAGTGCGATATCGTCCTCTTCTCACACCGGGGTTAGGGACCATAAGTGAAGCCGTCTAATTGGAAGTTGAGCATTCATGAACGAAGAGGTTATGCCAAGCCCCCCCATGTTGCTAGCCGTGGTAGCTGCAGGTGAGAGCTCCAATGCAGCTTCATGATTGGCTAATATTCTCCGATGGGAAACCAGTAACGGCGCAAATGTTGAACCTTATCCTTGGGCTTTTCAACttttccaacctcaacctcaaacaGCCGACAAAATGAAGGGCTCACCGTGTGTTTTCAGCTCGGCCGCAGCCATCCGAAGCGTATTCCTCAACAATGCAGCCCCCATCGCCGGCCCCGCGCACCTTCAGCGACTTTTGTTGCCCTCATTAGCAACACCATCGCGGCAACGTTCCTTTTTCGGGCGAGCAAGCCCAGAAACCGAGAGATTCCCAGTTGGAACATTTCGAAGATCTCCCGCCCTGGACAGAAGAGAGCCAAAAGCCACCGATGGCAGGATTCTAAACTACAACATCAGAGGCAATATGGTCGTCATCCGCACCAAAGATGGCACCCTCAGCGAACCCCAAGACAAGATCGAAGTCTTGCGGAATCTAGACTTGAACAAGAGCGCGCTCGAACAGATTGCAGAACCGCATTCTGGCCGCCCGTTCCCTATTT from Podospora pseudoanserina strain CBS 124.78 chromosome 2, whole genome shotgun sequence includes the following:
- the VAC8 gene encoding Vacuolar protein 8 (EggNog:ENOG503NU9V; COG:U; BUSCO:EOG09261JUE), whose protein sequence is MGVCNSTCCGGKSRDGLYENVLADNEREAVADLLQYLENRGETDFFSGEPLRALSTLVFSDNIDLQRSASLTFAEITERDVRAVDRDTLGPILFLLENSDIEVQRAASAALGNLAVNTDNKVLIVQLGGLQPLIRQMMSPNVEVQCNAVGCITNLATHEDNKAKIARSGALGPLTRLAKSKDMRVQRNATGALLNMTHSDENRQQLVNAGAIPVLVQLLSSADVDVQYYCTTALSNIAVDAANRRKLAQSETRLVQSLVHLMDSSSPKVQCQAALALRNLASDEKYQLEIVRTNGLGALLRLLQSSYLPLILSAVACIRNISIHPSNESPIIEAGFLKPLVDLLGSTDNEEIQCHAISTLRNLAASSDRNKSLVLEAGAVQKCKQLVLEVPVTVQSEMTAAIAVLALSDELKTHLLELGVFEVLIPLTKSPSIEVQGNSAAALGNLSSKVGDYSMFIQSWTDPCDGIHGYLSRFLASGDATFQHIAIWTLLQLVESEDKKLIGLIGKSTDIMEMMKQIANRQVESDNELEDDDEGEVVSLAQRCLELLGQGASKSHIEG
- a CDS encoding hypothetical protein (EggNog:ENOG502WKMA; COG:U; MEROPS:MER0000597); translation: MSSLYRLRAITRPHNLSPHRPLTRLSLTQPHPFRPSPTSPAQTNLSPPQKSYSTATTSPENTQPQHQHRQQNNHHDQNQQSQNEPTPPFPPLHPLRLLLSYLKLLALAHLIWNNLLSLAPAQGPSMLATYPITGTWHLTSRLSRLGRNLSVGDIVTFTLPDRPSAIGVKRVIGLPGDYVLIGTPGPAADDALMLQVPEGHVYLVGDNLPASNDSRIFGPVPLGLIRGKVIASMEPSFTRGPFANFEWVRNPMKKTEPPTREEVLAARDLE
- a CDS encoding hypothetical protein (COG:J; EggNog:ENOG503P5DX), producing MGVVVNGANVEPYPWAFQLFQPQPQTADKMKGSPCVFSSAAAIRSVFLNNAAPIAGPAHLQRLLLPSLATPSRQRSFFGRASPETERFPVGTFRRSPALDRREPKATDGRILNYNIRGNMVVIRTKDGTLSEPQDKIEVLRNLDLNKSALEQIAEPHSGRPFPICRIILQGDEQKKAYTQMKAEKKKLQNGVKIVTKEVEMNWAMAPHDLATKIRRLKGFLEKGYRVEVTMMHPKKKSKRKANDEEAKQVFGEVIKVLEEVPGTTEYKSRQGQVGKTQLLFLQGKIPKAQPAAAGMESSPETADESAGEEKEAESQERSDTAGS